A DNA window from Halomicrobium mukohataei DSM 12286 contains the following coding sequences:
- a CDS encoding 2-oxoacid:acceptor oxidoreductase subunit alpha, translated as MPEDLNWAIGGEAGDGIDSTGKIFAQALSRAGRHVFTSKDFASRIRGGYTAYKVRTAVDRVESVVDRLDVLIALTERTIDENMNELHDGSVIIYDGERTTMQNVEIPDEMIGLEVPLKRLAEEAGGAIMANVVALGAACEVTGFPIENLDESLEKRFGDKGEAIVENNKKAARAGQEFVQEEYDHDFGYSLETTDNDYVLLNGDEAIGMGAIAAGCRFYSGYPITPATDVMEYMTGRVDQFGGKVVQAEDELAAINMALGAARAGARAMTATSGPGIDLMTETFGLVATTETPLVICDVMRSGPSTGMPTKQEQGDLNMALYGGHGEIPRFVVTPTNISECFWKTVEAFNLAEKYQTPVFLVSDLALAVTEQTFAPETFDMDEVEIERGKVVDEDDIDGWQNEKDQFQPHFPAADGVSPRTFPGTSGGAHMTTGLEHDALGRRTEDTEVREEQVEKRERKVETAREQEDWDYREFGDPDADTLVVSWGSNEGAMREGLEMLAEDGLDVRFVSVPYIFPRPDLSEEIEAAEQTIVVECNATGQFADVIEHDVLERVDRVNKYDGVRFKADELAEEIKDAVAEETEVSA; from the coding sequence GATCTTCGCCCAGGCACTCTCACGGGCAGGTCGACACGTCTTCACGTCCAAGGACTTCGCGTCGCGTATCCGCGGTGGGTACACGGCCTACAAGGTCCGGACAGCTGTCGACCGCGTCGAGAGTGTCGTCGACAGACTGGACGTACTCATCGCACTGACAGAGCGCACCATCGACGAGAACATGAACGAGCTCCACGATGGCTCGGTCATCATCTACGACGGGGAGCGGACGACGATGCAGAACGTCGAGATCCCCGACGAGATGATCGGTCTCGAAGTGCCGCTCAAGCGACTCGCCGAAGAGGCCGGCGGCGCGATCATGGCCAACGTCGTCGCCCTCGGTGCAGCCTGTGAAGTGACCGGCTTCCCCATCGAGAACTTAGACGAGTCCCTGGAGAAGCGCTTCGGCGACAAAGGCGAGGCGATCGTCGAGAACAACAAGAAGGCGGCCCGCGCCGGCCAGGAGTTCGTCCAGGAGGAGTACGACCACGACTTTGGCTACTCGCTGGAGACGACCGACAACGATTACGTCCTGCTCAACGGTGACGAGGCCATCGGCATGGGCGCGATCGCCGCTGGCTGTCGGTTCTACTCCGGCTACCCGATCACGCCCGCGACGGACGTGATGGAGTACATGACCGGCCGCGTCGACCAGTTCGGTGGCAAGGTCGTCCAGGCCGAGGACGAACTCGCCGCGATCAACATGGCGCTTGGCGCTGCCCGTGCCGGCGCACGAGCGATGACGGCCACGTCCGGCCCCGGGATCGACCTGATGACCGAGACCTTCGGGCTCGTCGCGACCACCGAGACGCCGCTGGTGATCTGTGACGTGATGCGCTCTGGCCCCTCCACGGGGATGCCGACCAAGCAGGAACAGGGCGACCTCAACATGGCGCTGTACGGCGGCCACGGCGAGATTCCGCGGTTCGTCGTCACGCCGACGAACATCTCGGAGTGCTTCTGGAAGACCGTCGAAGCGTTCAACCTCGCCGAGAAGTACCAGACGCCGGTCTTCCTCGTGTCCGACCTCGCGCTGGCAGTGACCGAACAGACGTTCGCGCCCGAGACCTTCGACATGGACGAGGTCGAGATCGAGCGCGGCAAGGTCGTCGACGAGGACGATATCGACGGCTGGCAAAACGAGAAAGACCAGTTCCAGCCACACTTCCCCGCCGCCGACGGCGTCTCGCCCCGTACCTTCCCCGGGACGAGCGGCGGCGCACACATGACGACCGGCCTCGAACACGACGCGCTCGGTCGCCGCACCGAAGACACCGAGGTCCGCGAGGAACAGGTCGAGAAGCGCGAACGCAAGGTCGAGACCGCCCGCGAACAGGAAGACTGGGACTACCGCGAGTTCGGCGATCCCGACGCCGACACGCTGGTCGTCTCGTGGGGCTCGAACGAGGGCGCGATGCGCGAAGGACTGGAGATGCTCGCCGAGGACGGCCTCGACGTGCGCTTCGTCTCGGTGCCCTACATCTTCCCGCGGCCCGACCTCAGCGAGGAGATCGAGGCCGCAGAGCAGACGATCGTCGTCGAGTGTAACGCCACCGGGCAGTTCGCCGACGTGATCGAACACGACGTGCTCGAACGCGTCGACCGCGTCAACAAGTACGACGGCGTCCGCTTCAAGGCCGACGAACTGGCCGAAGAGATCAAAGACGCGGTCGCCGAGGAGACAGAGGTGTCAGCATGA
- a CDS encoding 2-oxoacid:ferredoxin oxidoreductase subunit beta: MSSDIRFTDFKSDKQPTWCPGCGDFGTMNGMMKALAETGNDPDNTFVVAGIGCSGKIGTYMHSYALHGVHGRALPVGIGVKLANPDLEVMVAGGDGDGYSIGAGHFIHAVRRNVDMTYVVMDNRIYGLTKGQASPTSREDFETSTSPDGPNQPPVNPKALALSAGATFIAQSFSSNSQRHAQLVQEAIEHDGFGFVNVYSPCVTFNDVDTYDYFRDSIQDLEETDHDETDADQAKDKILDGDKEYMGVLYRDDDSVPFDEREGFDQNMAEIPDGAPDGAMDLVREFY; encoded by the coding sequence ATGAGCTCAGACATTCGCTTTACCGACTTCAAGTCCGACAAGCAACCGACCTGGTGTCCCGGCTGCGGTGACTTCGGGACCATGAACGGCATGATGAAGGCCCTGGCCGAGACGGGCAACGACCCCGACAACACCTTCGTCGTGGCCGGGATCGGCTGTTCGGGCAAGATCGGGACCTACATGCACAGCTACGCGCTCCACGGCGTCCACGGGCGCGCGCTCCCGGTCGGCATCGGCGTCAAGCTCGCCAACCCCGACCTCGAAGTGATGGTCGCTGGCGGCGACGGCGACGGCTACTCCATCGGTGCCGGCCACTTCATCCACGCCGTCCGCCGGAACGTCGACATGACCTACGTGGTCATGGACAACCGAATCTACGGGCTCACCAAGGGACAGGCCTCGCCGACTTCCCGGGAGGACTTCGAGACCTCGACCTCGCCGGACGGTCCGAACCAGCCGCCGGTCAACCCCAAGGCCCTCGCGCTGTCGGCCGGCGCGACGTTCATCGCTCAGTCCTTTTCCTCGAACTCCCAGCGCCACGCTCAGCTGGTCCAGGAGGCGATCGAACACGACGGCTTTGGCTTCGTCAACGTCTACTCCCCGTGCGTGACGTTCAACGACGTGGACACCTACGACTACTTCCGCGACTCCATCCAGGACCTAGAGGAGACCGACCACGACGAGACCGACGCCGATCAGGCCAAAGACAAGATCCTCGACGGCGACAAGGAGTACATGGGCGTCCTCTACCGCGACGACGACTCCGTGCCCTTCGACGAGCGTGAAGGGTTCGACCAGAATATGGCCGAGATCCCGGACGGCGCACCCGACGGTGCGATGGATCTCGTCCGAGAGTTCTACTAG
- a CDS encoding RPA12/RPB9/RPC11 RNA polymerase family protein codes for MRFCDECSSMMHTEGDTWVCRSCENEESRDSHAEAAMTTQDGQRDDGAPAVADATQDATETMHESCPAEGCDSDRAGYEMLPKPGGSYEVRLFTCVECGHKWRES; via the coding sequence ATGCGATTCTGTGACGAGTGTAGTTCGATGATGCACACGGAGGGCGACACGTGGGTGTGTCGCTCCTGTGAGAACGAGGAATCACGGGACTCGCACGCCGAAGCGGCGATGACGACCCAGGACGGACAGCGGGACGACGGGGCACCCGCCGTCGCCGACGCGACCCAAGACGCCACCGAGACGATGCACGAGTCCTGTCCGGCCGAAGGCTGTGACAGCGACCGGGCCGGCTACGAGATGCTGCCCAAGCCGGGCGGCTCCTACGAGGTTCGACTGTTCACCTGCGTCGAGTGTGGCCACAAGTGGCGCGAGTCCTGA
- a CDS encoding digeranylgeranylglycerophospholipid reductase, whose amino-acid sequence MSERFDVVVAGAGPAGAQCARDLAARNYDVLVLETEPEDGFPRQSNKSTAGTFPSMMASFSIPDDVVMQYTDSVVLESPNDYYVQDQAGAVLEFAEFKQFLVADSREKGAEYRFDSRVTAPITEDGEIVGVSYNGDREVYAEIVVDATGPAAPLAKKLDVCDLKREHQAIGIEYEFENVDVNHPEYADLRDAMMLRLDHDLAPGGYSWIFHTGGRSAKVGLCYIQNDSHSQRAKDGMGIDDYLDYWLDRDPRFDDAEKLESKQHRGSAHIQRPSSMSTDSFMAIGDTVPTIDPLWGEGIHKGMKSARMAAITADACLTPETPNTDAETMATYDKLWHSEVAPRARERLLMTELLYLVPNSRYDQLMADLKEVGAGTLARVNAGEKRAISKLLHLSDLPTLVKYARRRLSA is encoded by the coding sequence ATGAGTGAGCGTTTTGACGTGGTCGTCGCCGGTGCCGGGCCAGCAGGAGCCCAGTGTGCCCGGGACCTGGCTGCGCGGAACTACGACGTTCTCGTCCTCGAAACGGAGCCAGAAGACGGGTTCCCACGTCAAAGCAACAAGTCGACGGCAGGTACCTTCCCCTCGATGATGGCGTCGTTTTCGATCCCCGACGACGTGGTCATGCAGTACACGGACAGCGTCGTCCTCGAATCGCCCAACGACTACTACGTCCAGGACCAGGCCGGCGCGGTGCTGGAGTTCGCCGAGTTCAAGCAGTTCCTCGTCGCCGACAGCCGCGAGAAGGGCGCAGAGTATCGCTTCGACTCGCGGGTGACCGCCCCGATCACCGAAGACGGCGAGATCGTCGGCGTCAGCTACAACGGCGATCGAGAGGTCTACGCCGAGATCGTCGTCGACGCGACGGGACCGGCCGCGCCGCTGGCGAAGAAACTCGACGTGTGTGACCTGAAGCGCGAGCACCAGGCCATCGGGATCGAGTACGAGTTCGAGAACGTCGACGTGAACCACCCCGAGTACGCCGACCTCCGGGACGCGATGATGCTCCGACTGGACCACGACCTCGCACCGGGTGGGTACTCGTGGATCTTCCACACGGGCGGGCGCTCGGCGAAGGTCGGGCTCTGCTACATCCAAAACGACTCTCACAGCCAGCGGGCGAAGGATGGAATGGGCATCGACGACTACCTCGACTACTGGCTCGACCGCGATCCCCGCTTCGACGACGCCGAGAAGCTCGAATCGAAACAACACCGCGGCTCGGCACACATCCAGCGGCCGTCCTCTATGAGCACGGACTCGTTCATGGCGATCGGCGACACCGTCCCGACGATCGATCCGCTGTGGGGCGAGGGGATCCACAAGGGGATGAAGTCGGCTCGGATGGCCGCGATCACCGCCGACGCCTGCCTCACGCCCGAGACGCCCAACACCGACGCCGAGACGATGGCGACCTACGACAAGCTCTGGCACAGCGAGGTCGCACCGCGGGCCCGCGAGCGGCTGTTGATGACGGAGCTGCTCTATCTCGTTCCCAACAGCCGCTACGACCAGCTGATGGCCGACCTGAAGGAAGTCGGTGCGGGGACGCTCGCACGCGTCAACGCCGGTGAGAAGCGCGCGATCAGCAAGCTGTTGCACCTCTCGGACCTGCCGACGCTCGTGAAGTACGCCCGTCGGCGACTGAGCGCCTGA
- a CDS encoding NAD(+)/NADH kinase: MSSGAPVVGVVGEVDDDLADAIEDAGGQVRTGTAEAVVADAPDVVVAVGEPATLAVARQRPSMPVVPVDAGRGLRSVPGAAAVEAAPSIVAGEWTTESHPLVAVELDGERVDCALLDVTLVTSEAARISEFAVTARATHVGQFRADGVVVATPAGTPGYARQVGTPIVAAETGVLAVAPIAPFATNPDHWIVGDERITLTVERDEADVTLFADDRSVAPVPPGETVTLTTERSVTVAVLPASRPRFP; this comes from the coding sequence ATGAGTTCTGGGGCACCAGTCGTCGGTGTCGTCGGTGAGGTCGACGACGACCTCGCCGACGCAATCGAAGACGCAGGGGGCCAGGTGCGAACCGGCACAGCCGAGGCCGTCGTCGCAGACGCCCCTGACGTAGTGGTCGCCGTCGGCGAGCCCGCGACGCTCGCGGTCGCACGCCAGCGACCGTCGATGCCGGTCGTGCCCGTCGACGCGGGTCGTGGGCTCCGCTCGGTTCCCGGAGCGGCCGCCGTCGAGGCGGCCCCCTCGATCGTCGCCGGAGAGTGGACGACAGAATCTCACCCGCTCGTTGCCGTCGAGTTGGACGGCGAGCGAGTCGACTGCGCCCTGCTCGACGTGACCCTCGTCACGTCGGAGGCCGCCCGGATCTCCGAGTTCGCCGTCACCGCACGGGCGACCCACGTCGGGCAGTTCCGGGCCGACGGCGTCGTCGTCGCCACGCCGGCCGGAACGCCCGGGTACGCACGGCAGGTCGGAACGCCGATCGTCGCCGCCGAGACCGGCGTCCTCGCGGTCGCTCCGATCGCACCCTTCGCGACCAACCCCGACCACTGGATCGTGGGCGACGAACGGATCACTCTCACCGTCGAACGGGACGAAGCCGACGTGACGCTGTTTGCCGACGATCGGTCCGTCGCTCCGGTCCCACCCGGAGAGACGGTGACACTGACGACAGAACGATCGGTCACGGTCGCCGTGCTTCCGGCGAGTCGGCCCAGATTCCCGTAG
- a CDS encoding DUF7313 family protein, which produces MEPFVNIFGQLDTLQSFIEPVLLVLVVANMATRYLAHNRHVEQYEDGGADAISRFIPHEATNVLLMLASFYYLTVNHHGGMVLSMFVAGLLITDLFEFESRKVEARRDVPLDRPKASLSLWTLSLLYLGFQMLFTGTIGTII; this is translated from the coding sequence ATGGAGCCGTTCGTCAACATCTTCGGGCAGCTGGACACGCTCCAGAGTTTTATCGAGCCTGTCCTGCTCGTGCTCGTCGTCGCCAACATGGCGACGCGATACCTCGCCCACAACCGTCACGTCGAACAGTACGAGGACGGCGGTGCGGACGCGATCAGCCGCTTTATTCCTCACGAGGCGACCAACGTGCTGTTGATGCTGGCCTCGTTTTACTACCTCACCGTCAACCACCACGGGGGGATGGTCCTCTCGATGTTCGTGGCGGGACTGCTCATCACCGACCTCTTCGAGTTCGAGTCCCGGAAGGTCGAAGCCCGTCGTGACGTCCCGCTGGATCGGCCGAAGGCGTCGCTGAGCCTCTGGACGCTGTCGCTTCTGTACCTGGGCTTCCAGATGCTCTTTACCGGGACGATCGGAACGATCATCTGA
- a CDS encoding DUF7314 family protein, with translation MADEFIKGLSALVIGGLGWMTVAGWYKTPSFEGAQLTGEAPPAEALTVYDQVALFMGDAFFWFAIIGALTFWLLIPLVEEGRQVWAERSN, from the coding sequence ATGGCTGACGAGTTCATCAAAGGGCTATCTGCCCTCGTGATCGGGGGTCTCGGCTGGATGACGGTCGCCGGCTGGTACAAGACTCCGAGCTTCGAAGGCGCACAGCTGACCGGTGAAGCGCCCCCCGCAGAGGCGCTGACGGTCTACGACCAGGTGGCCCTGTTCATGGGCGACGCCTTCTTCTGGTTCGCCATCATCGGCGCGCTCACGTTCTGGCTCCTGATCCCGCTGGTCGAGGAAGGCCGTCAGGTCTGGGCCGAGCGTAGCAACTGA
- a CDS encoding DUF7315 family membrane protein, translated as MTDEQSVDADTDQDRDVVVPLRVYKTVTVFSTLFAVVGVVGGFVLVDRATERATLPASEIDPIVALAGIGLIVFGAVVYAFSTRFRTEEMGKSKDDAAEDSGNG; from the coding sequence ATGACGGACGAACAGTCGGTCGACGCGGACACAGACCAGGACCGAGACGTGGTCGTCCCGCTCCGGGTGTACAAGACCGTCACCGTGTTCTCGACGCTCTTTGCGGTCGTCGGCGTCGTCGGTGGCTTCGTGCTCGTCGACCGGGCAACTGAACGAGCGACGCTTCCGGCCTCGGAGATCGACCCGATCGTCGCACTCGCCGGGATCGGACTGATCGTGTTTGGTGCCGTCGTCTACGCCTTCTCGACGCGCTTTCGCACCGAGGAAATGGGAAAGTCTAAAGACGACGCTGCCGAAGATTCAGGTAATGGCTGA
- a CDS encoding cytochrome b family protein, whose amino-acid sequence MSDNDTNDDVRTDGSGTGIVAPDDETPTWRERKERTEGLARLTYEYFERSRREDQDLRQQSDYVERDVLAFPAWPHEMMRNLALTSFFVGMILFLSAALPPEMPHPANANQTPAIILPDWYLYWSFGLLKLQSLNPEISLLGGQKLMSDRMYGVIANVVVVGFVAIVPFLNKGSARRPVEQPFWAAVGMAGVVFSLTIAALSVQNLIPMSSDLLLDLSFLFPIVCGAITYAALRTMREGYMFNLNRRYYRLRPPK is encoded by the coding sequence ATGAGCGACAACGACACCAACGACGACGTTCGCACGGACGGGTCTGGCACAGGCATCGTCGCGCCGGACGACGAGACGCCGACGTGGCGAGAGCGCAAGGAACGAACCGAGGGACTCGCGCGCCTGACTTACGAGTACTTCGAGCGGTCCCGGCGTGAAGACCAGGACCTGCGCCAGCAGTCGGACTACGTCGAGCGCGACGTGCTGGCGTTCCCGGCCTGGCCCCACGAGATGATGCGCAACCTCGCGCTCACCTCCTTTTTCGTGGGCATGATCCTGTTCCTCTCGGCCGCGCTCCCCCCCGAGATGCCCCACCCGGCCAACGCCAACCAGACCCCGGCGATCATCCTGCCCGACTGGTATCTGTACTGGTCCTTTGGCCTGCTGAAGCTCCAGTCGCTCAATCCCGAAATAAGCCTCCTCGGCGGCCAGAAGCTGATGAGCGACCGGATGTACGGCGTCATCGCGAACGTCGTCGTCGTCGGATTCGTCGCGATCGTCCCCTTCCTCAACAAGGGCTCGGCGCGCCGGCCGGTCGAACAGCCGTTCTGGGCGGCCGTCGGGATGGCTGGCGTCGTCTTCAGCCTGACCATCGCGGCGCTGTCGGTCCAGAACCTCATTCCCATGAGCTCGGACCTCCTGCTCGACCTGAGCTTCCTGTTCCCGATCGTCTGTGGAGCGATCACCTACGCCGCGCTCCGGACGATGCGAGAGGGGTACATGTTCAACCTCAACCGCCGTTACTACCGGCTGCGACCGCCGAAGTAA
- a CDS encoding cytochrome b, with the protein MSLERKDDHDHKGWMESRELTTLESIYLTALLWLDKRLRIVDYLELLEDLYYKVNMQMPKSHTEQYNLDNKFWYWYPLYALGSFSTISYVVAAISGALLGFYYAPAAAASDGTATVAYESVQLIMGELNLGYLLRSIHRWSAQVMVAAVFLHMLRVYFTGAYKEPREVNWIIGIVLISLTLVFGYTGYLLPWSQLSYWAGQIGVEMALSIPLIGEWVAQLMFGGFTLSQSTLQRMYILHVFFLPFITTAIIAVHIGIVWMQGIAEPH; encoded by the coding sequence ATGAGTTTAGAACGCAAAGACGACCACGACCACAAAGGGTGGATGGAGTCCAGAGAGCTGACGACGCTGGAATCCATCTACCTGACGGCGCTGCTGTGGCTCGACAAGCGACTGCGCATCGTCGACTACCTGGAACTGCTCGAAGACCTGTACTACAAGGTCAACATGCAGATGCCAAAGAGCCACACGGAACAGTACAACCTCGACAACAAGTTCTGGTACTGGTACCCGCTGTACGCGCTCGGGTCGTTCTCGACGATCTCCTACGTCGTCGCGGCGATCAGCGGGGCTTTGCTCGGGTTCTACTACGCACCGGCCGCGGCCGCCTCCGACGGGACCGCGACGGTCGCCTACGAGTCGGTCCAGCTCATCATGGGCGAGCTCAACCTCGGGTACCTCCTGCGCTCGATCCACCGCTGGTCCGCGCAGGTGATGGTGGCCGCCGTGTTCCTCCACATGCTCCGGGTCTACTTCACCGGCGCGTACAAGGAACCCCGTGAGGTCAACTGGATCATCGGCATCGTGCTGATCTCGCTGACGCTCGTGTTCGGGTACACGGGCTACCTGCTGCCCTGGAGCCAGCTGAGCTACTGGGCCGGCCAGATCGGCGTCGAGATGGCGCTGTCGATCCCGCTCATCGGCGAGTGGGTCGCACAGCTGATGTTCGGCGGGTTCACCCTGTCACAGAGCACGTTACAACGGATGTACATCCTGCACGTGTTCTTCCTGCCGTTCATCACGACTGCGATCATCGCGGTCCACATCGGTATCGTCTGGATGCAGGGCATCGCTGAACCACACTAA
- a CDS encoding Rieske 2Fe-2S domain-containing protein, producing MPLDEDKYPAESGRRRFVKGVVGSATLSSVGAGGAAALETTTSSGGVGGGSSTYVAIENTAGPAPRGMPIIPITIESGELQGHWPEYDPERGIAIEDDFGGSGIPYSSQMLQYCGLQTAEGVQPQAEQNNTFTMTTGDYDWQSEYSDGDPLTVDMFDDYEEWGNDIGSEGLGKPATANWRSEGDVQNITVQVLRSPEVPKIANGEGKYSSIPGPVQQYFAEATEQSFMAWVNKCTHFCCVPGYKTLSGAAAYNAEDKVYCQCHQSVYDPFSPTQVTFTALPRPLQ from the coding sequence ATGCCACTAGACGAAGACAAGTATCCGGCCGAATCCGGCCGTCGACGGTTCGTCAAGGGCGTCGTCGGGAGCGCGACGCTGTCGAGCGTCGGCGCTGGCGGCGCGGCGGCCCTCGAAACCACGACCTCGTCGGGCGGTGTCGGTGGCGGTTCCTCGACCTACGTCGCGATCGAAAACACGGCGGGTCCGGCTCCACGAGGTATGCCGATCATCCCGATCACGATCGAGAGCGGGGAGCTACAGGGTCACTGGCCCGAGTACGACCCCGAGCGCGGGATCGCAATCGAGGACGACTTCGGGGGCAGCGGTATCCCCTACTCCTCGCAGATGCTCCAGTACTGTGGACTCCAGACGGCCGAGGGCGTCCAGCCACAGGCCGAACAGAACAACACGTTCACCATGACGACGGGTGACTACGACTGGCAGTCCGAGTACTCCGACGGCGACCCCCTCACGGTCGACATGTTCGACGACTACGAGGAGTGGGGCAACGACATCGGGAGCGAAGGACTGGGCAAACCCGCGACCGCGAACTGGCGGTCCGAGGGTGACGTACAGAACATCACCGTCCAGGTCCTCCGATCCCCGGAGGTCCCCAAGATCGCGAACGGGGAAGGCAAGTACTCCAGCATCCCCGGCCCGGTCCAGCAGTACTTCGCCGAGGCGACCGAACAGTCGTTCATGGCCTGGGTCAACAAGTGTACCCACTTCTGCTGTGTTCCCGGCTACAAGACGCTCTCGGGCGCTGCCGCGTACAACGCCGAAGACAAGGTGTACTGCCAGTGCCACCAGTCGGTGTACGATCCGTTCAGCCCGACCCAGGTGACGTTCACCGCGCTGCCGCGGCCACTACAATAG
- a CDS encoding DUF7318 family protein: protein MSSTGSNYGDIHRYEQPRESTAAALGIVLLTIIEVVFVGLFTYGILAGWASGVGPSLTSRLINANMFMGGVLTVIFVDLAFIMLLYRKEFLPDVMIVKKRRRKWEDLYIREEDVDGESFGGDDPVESIKRAVYPYYKK, encoded by the coding sequence ATGTCCTCGACAGGCTCTAACTACGGCGACATTCATCGCTACGAACAGCCACGAGAGAGTACGGCGGCAGCCCTGGGGATCGTCCTCCTGACGATCATCGAGGTCGTCTTCGTCGGTCTGTTCACCTACGGCATCCTCGCGGGCTGGGCCTCGGGCGTCGGGCCGTCCCTGACATCGCGGCTCATCAACGCCAACATGTTCATGGGCGGCGTGTTGACCGTGATCTTCGTCGACCTCGCCTTTATCATGCTGCTGTATCGCAAGGAGTTCCTCCCCGACGTGATGATCGTCAAGAAGCGTCGTCGCAAGTGGGAAGACCTCTACATCCGAGAGGAAGACGTCGACGGCGAGTCCTTCGGCGGTGACGATCCCGTCGAGAGCATCAAACGAGCGGTCTACCCCTACTACAAGAAATAA
- a CDS encoding halocyanin domain-containing protein, translating into MNRREFVRTAGGVAGASAAASATGAAVAQEEEGGDGGGGGGTPDYGDWLGSVSNFDGETVDATGQDSTTVEVGVQANGGAFGFGPAAVHVDNGATVQFEWTGEGGRHNVVSDGDGPLDSGDAVDTTGVEYEHTFEEDGIYPYYCVPHKSLNMKGAIVVGSDYPTADSGGDGGGEVETLDPEEAGVPIQPHWVGIGAGLAMVVSTIFTFYLLKYGESANTKGGNN; encoded by the coding sequence ATGAATAGGCGGGAGTTTGTCCGGACTGCCGGAGGTGTCGCTGGGGCCTCCGCGGCCGCCAGCGCCACCGGTGCTGCCGTCGCCCAGGAGGAGGAAGGCGGCGACGGCGGCGGCGGTGGCGGCACACCGGACTACGGCGACTGGTTAGGCAGCGTGAGCAACTTCGACGGCGAGACCGTCGACGCCACGGGGCAGGACTCGACGACCGTCGAGGTCGGCGTCCAGGCAAACGGCGGTGCCTTCGGCTTCGGGCCAGCAGCGGTCCACGTCGACAACGGTGCGACCGTCCAGTTCGAGTGGACCGGCGAAGGCGGCCGACACAACGTCGTCTCCGACGGCGACGGACCGCTCGACTCCGGCGACGCCGTCGACACGACCGGCGTCGAGTACGAGCACACCTTCGAAGAGGACGGTATCTACCCGTACTACTGTGTGCCCCACAAGAGCCTCAACATGAAAGGTGCCATCGTCGTCGGCTCCGACTACCCCACGGCTGACTCCGGCGGCGACGGCGGCGGTGAAGTCGAGACCCTCGATCCCGAGGAAGCCGGTGTGCCGATCCAGCCCCACTGGGTCGGTATCGGTGCAGGACTCGCGATGGTCGTCTCGACGATCTTCACGTTCTACCTGCTGAAGTACGGTGAATCGGCGAACACCAAAGGAGGGAACAACTGA
- a CDS encoding DUF7319 domain-containing protein → MADPQSTPPGDDADQQGATADSGIDADGEQSSGSATDEASVEALRAEVEEKYDFDDFGPEDMAKMTAQEWEVAFEEESWITGGALLDRVADDLRSRVATREVFARVERHTDPQRVLAYSDEGYALVFPDGTVEGHGTVLRDVKPTVALCSMDDYDVPEPPSDDPLPEPDEVPEGGSELGNWMLQLIAGIQLLAGIVLLGGGFLAAIDQIGGAGASPVLLIVAGLAFLAIALVLFLVVANARLSDKFRSEEYRDRLRAIGLSDGERPEFVPALEPDSSGESEDGQHEG, encoded by the coding sequence ATGGCCGACCCGCAATCGACGCCGCCGGGAGACGACGCCGACCAGCAGGGGGCGACAGCCGACAGCGGGATCGACGCCGACGGCGAGCAGTCGTCCGGGTCAGCCACCGACGAGGCGTCGGTCGAGGCGCTCCGGGCGGAGGTCGAAGAGAAGTACGACTTCGACGACTTCGGCCCCGAGGACATGGCGAAGATGACCGCCCAAGAGTGGGAAGTCGCCTTCGAGGAGGAGAGCTGGATCACCGGTGGCGCGCTGCTCGATCGGGTGGCCGACGACCTCCGCTCGCGCGTCGCCACCCGCGAGGTGTTCGCCCGCGTCGAACGCCACACGGACCCCCAGCGCGTGCTCGCGTACTCCGACGAGGGGTACGCGCTGGTCTTTCCCGACGGGACCGTCGAGGGGCACGGGACGGTGCTGCGCGACGTGAAGCCGACCGTCGCGCTCTGTTCGATGGACGACTACGACGTGCCGGAACCGCCCAGCGACGACCCGCTCCCGGAACCGGACGAGGTCCCCGAGGGGGGCAGCGAGCTTGGCAACTGGATGCTCCAGCTGATCGCCGGGATCCAGTTGCTCGCCGGGATCGTACTGCTCGGCGGCGGTTTCCTCGCAGCGATCGATCAGATCGGCGGTGCGGGTGCGAGCCCGGTCCTACTGATCGTCGCCGGGCTGGCGTTCCTGGCGATCGCGCTCGTGCTCTTCCTGGTGGTCGCCAACGCCCGCCTCTCGGACAAGTTCCGCTCGGAGGAGTACCGCGATCGGCTCCGGGCGATCGGCCTCTCGGACGGAGAGCGTCCGGAGTTCGTACCGGCGCTGGAACCCGACAGTTCCGGGGAGAGTGAGGACGGTCAACACGAAGGATAA